The following coding sequences are from one Rhipicephalus microplus isolate Deutch F79 chromosome 3, USDA_Rmic, whole genome shotgun sequence window:
- the LOC119171178 gene encoding uncharacterized protein LOC119171178 → MRLIFAFLVLVTVVVTNTSALPPLPPLIPPALSGINDLIKNPPIPHCIKIFFLPHRLCWSWENDLSETLCSASNSDTAAPASSDSGATGSQSTTGNNESPQSPSPGSTILGSAGKSLLSGK, encoded by the exons ATGCGTCTGATTTTCGCCTTCCTAGTTCTCGTCACTGTGGTGGTCACAAACA cTTCGGCACTGCCGCCCCTTCCACCACTGATCCCGCCCGCATTGAGCGGCATAAATGACCTCATAAAGAACCCTCCTATTCCACACTGCATTAAG ATATTCTTCCTGCCCCACCGATTATGCTGGTCATGGGAGAACGATCTGTCAGAAACGCTCTGTAGCGCCAGCAATTCGGATACTGCTGCTCCTGCATCGAGTGATAGCGGTGCCACTGGCTCCCAGTCTACGACTGGAAACAATGAATCGCCTCAAAGCCCGTCTCCTGGAAGCACGATACTAGGATCCGCTGGCAAAAGCTTGTTATCTGGAAAGTAG